The window CGCCTACGACGAACTCGGCAACCTTACGACCGCCGGCCACCCCGCCCCCGACGGGCAGGACGCCCAGGGCCCGGCGCAGCACGCCGGCACGAAGGTCACCTCGGCGGGCCGCACGTCGTACGAGCACGACGCCCAGGGACGCGTGTCCCGGGTGATCCGACGGACGCTGTCGGGCCTGCGCCGCGTGTGCACGTACGTCTGGGACGCGGAGGACCGCCTCACCGAGGCCGTGACCCCCGACAACGGAGTATGGCGCTACCGCTACGACGTGCTGGGCCGGCGTACGGCCAAGGCGCGGCTGCGGGAGGACGGTTCGGTCGCCGAGGAGATCCTCTTCACCTGGGATGCCGCCAACCTCGCGGAGCAGCAGTCGGTCCGGGACGGTGTGACGGAGACGGACACCTGGGACTGGGAGCCCGGGACCCACCGGGCGGCGGCCCAGGTGCGGAGCCGGTGGCACACCCCGGACAAGGTCGACCGGCGGTTCTACGCGATCGTCACCGACCTGGTGGGTACGCCCACCGAACTGGTCGGCGAGGACGGGGAGATCGCCTGGCGGTCGGCGGCGAGCCTGTGGGGACGCCCGCTGCCGGACTCAGGCGAGGCCTTGTGCCCCCTGGCGTTCCCCGGCCAGTACCGGGACGCGGAGACGGGCCTGCACTACAACCTGTCCCGCTACTACGACCCGGACACGGCGAGCTACCTCTCGCCGGACCCCTTGGGTCTCGCCCCGGCGCCGAACCATCACGGGTACGTCGACAACCCGTTCCGCTGGAGCGACCCCCTCGGTCTGGAGGAGGACGCCAAGGAACCGACCCGGGTCTACGACGACTCGGAATACAGCAAGCACGGTTCGGGGTCCAGTTCGTCGGCCAAGGGCGAGGTCAGCCGGGCGCCGTCCAACGGCCAGGCCGCGCTGGACCGCTCGATCGACATGGACCCGAACAACCCCAACGTCACCCGGCGACTCGGCGTGGACCACGCCAACAACGAGATCGTGGTCCTGGACCGGCACCGGGAGATCCTCGACAAGGACGGCAACGTGGTCAAGGAGATCTACCATGGCCACGTCCAGTCCTCGTACCCCTCGAAGAGCGTCACACAAGGCGACCTGACCAAGCTGAAGAAGGCGGGAATGATCGACAACGTCAAGAAGCAGCGGGTCCTCCCGCCGCCGCCCTGCGATGACTGACGGCCGAAGCTGGAACTGGGAGACCGGCGAGGGCCTGCTGGGCATGGACGACCCTGCCGAGGTGGACGCGGCGTTCGAGCGGGGCGAGAGGAGTCTCGGTACGGCGGCCATCGGGCTTGCCTTTAATTGCGCGCTGGCCGAGGCATCGCCCCGCATCATCAGGGCGATGCAGTTGACGGACCCGCATCAGCGAGGGTTCGCGTTCACGGCGGCGGGCACTGCGGCGCGGCTCAACAGTGAACTGACCCCGGAGCTGTACGCGGCGCTGCGCGCCGAGGGCCGCGGCGGTTTCGCCGAGAATGCCATCAGGGACACGCTGACATTTGTGCCGTTCCGCAAGCTGACGCCGTGGTTCAGGTGGCAGATGGTGCGCACAACCGTGGTGGACAAGCTGGACGCCTGGCGGCTGACCGCCACGGACGCAGTCGAGGACGCCTGGAAAGCGCTGCGTCGGCGTCGTTCATGAGCAGCAGAGGAATGATGTGCGCCTAGTCATTACCTCCCAGAAGACCGACACGCTCGATCGGTGGCAGCGGGTCTTCGAAGGCTGCGCCGAGGTGACCTGCCGTTGCGGACTGCGCGCCGAAATACCGGTCGACGCGGTCCTCATGGCCGGCGTGTTCGCCCACGAACGCTATGGCGGCCGACCGAGCTTCTCCGAGGCGGAGATCCTGGAGAACCGGCGGGGCGACGGCTGGCCCGATCTGGTCATCGTGCCGCCGACCAGGCCTATGGCGAGGGACTCAGACGGAAACTGCAAAGTCCACGCGGACTACGCGGAAATGCAGCCCGCCTATTTCGCGGCTTCGCGCTCCTTCCGGGCGATCGTGGAATGGAACAGCACGCACGACGTACCGATCTCGGCGGTCGAGCTCAACCTTGGGCTGATGAACATGGACAACCCCGTGGACGACTCCAGCGCGCGTTCGTTCAGGGACGCCTTCGAGGAGTACCGCGAACACCTGCTGTCCCGCGCGTAAGGTCGGCGGTTCGCGCCGGCAGGCTGGGAGCAACGGTGGCTTGGGGATGAGTGAGGAACGCGAGCGGCGATGGTCCGCGGAGACCGATCGGGTGTTGCGGCAAGTTGGCTGGTACCCGGGGCGCTCGGTGTCCACTGCGGAGTGGGAGAACACACTCCGCGAGCACGGCGGCTTCGAGATCCACGAGGCGGCCCGGCGTTTCCTCGCCGAGTTCGGCGGGCTGGAGAGCACTGAGCGAGGTCCTGGGCAGACGATGGCGCGTATGGGATTCACGCTCGATCCGACCGTGGCCGAGTGGGAGGAGGAGATCTTCGACGTGTTGAGCGAGGAGGCCGGAACCAACCTGTATCCGATCGGGGAGGCTGACCGCCGCAACTTGTACTTGGGCATCGCTCCCAATGGCGAGGTGTACGTCGGCATGGACAGCGTCACGCAGCTGGCGGAAACGGCTGACGAAGCCCTGGAGAAGTTGGTCGAGGGCATCAGATAGATGGGAATTGGCATGGCGGCCGAGTGGGACTGGCAGACCGGCAAGGGCCTGTTGGGCATGGACGACCCCAGCGAGGTGGACGCGGCGTTCGAGCGCGGCGAGGCTTCCCTCGGCGCGGCGGTGATCGGGCTGGCGTTCAACTGCCCCCCGGAGGTGGCCTCGCCGCGAATCCTCCGCGCCATCGAGGTACTGGACCGCTCCCGACGGGACTTCCCGTTTACGGCGGCGGCCCATGTGGCCCGGCTCAACGGCCGCCTGACCCCGGAGCTCTACGCCGCGCTGCGAGCGGAGGGCATGGGCGGTTTCGCCGACCACGCGATCAGGGACACGCTGACGTACGTTCCGTTCCGGGACCTCCCACCGTGGTTCAAGTGGCAGCTGGTGCGCACAACGGTGGCCGACAAACTGGAGTCGTGGCGCCTGACGGCCGCGGACGCGGCGGAGGAGGCCTGCAAGGTCGTACGCCGGCGTCGCTCATGAACGGTTGGGTCGTCTTCGTCCCTGAAGGGATGTCCGAGGTGCACCGAGTGCTGCGGGAGCTGGAGGCAAGAGGAGGCCGGGTCCACCACGTCGACTCCCGCCACCTGATGACCGAGCGGGGGATCTACGACACGTTCGCCGAAGTCCTCCAGTTCCCTGGCTACTTCGGCAGGAACTGGGACGCGTTGGTGGACTGCTTGGATGACCTGTGTGGTGCGGTGACGGGTGGAGTAGGGGTCGCCGTCGTCATCGACGAAGCGGATCGACTGTTGGCGACGGAACACTTCCCCCTGTTCGTATCGGTCCTCTGTCAGGGAACGGACCGTGCGAATTCGACGGTGGATCTGGATGGCTTCCCATTGGACCGGCCCGCTATTGCCGAGTACTTCGTCTTCGAGTTTGGAGAGTTCGACGGGGAGAGGATCGCCCGCAGGGTGGGACAACCGGACCTTACGATCACGGCAGGGGACGGATATGTGGCAGCCGCTCTGAACCCGGAGGTGTGGCATTGAAGCGTGAACGATCGAGCGTCCACAGCCGCTCCCTTGAACAGCTTGAGGGGCAACGATGGCCGGACCCACCGGAAGACACGACCCACCTGGTCAAGAATGTGCACGAGCTACGCCGACGCCCGATCGGCACGCTGGAAACGCACGAACTCGCCCGCTTGATCGGCCAGGACGTCGGCGTGCCCTGGCTGCTTCCGCTCGCCGTGAAGATCCTCCGTGACGCCGCGCCCAACCACGTTGCAGGTGGCCTCTACGACGGCGACCTCCTGTACGCGGTTGTCTCCGTAAGGCCGGAAGTATGGGCGGACGCCCCGGACTTGGCGCGGAAGTTGGAGGAGACAGTGGCGATGCTGGACGATCTTTCAGGGGAACAGGGAGATACGCCGTGAAGCTCGACCTCGACGAGATCGAAGCGCTGTGCTCGGCAGCCACACCAGGGCCGTGGTACGTCAGACACCTGGATGACGACCAGGCCATGAACTTGGTCGCGGTCAGCACCACGGAGGACACAGGCCGGGGGGAGAGGTGGCCCGAGTTCGATCACGCGGAGCTGATCGCGGCGACGCTTGTCCAACACCCCCGCTATGTGGACTGCGCGGACGAACGCTGGGACGTGAACGCCGCGTTCATCGCCATGGCGAGAGAGACGGTGCCGCAACTCGTCAGTGAAGTCAGACGACTTCGAGGCATGCTGTCCGCGGCCGGGCTGAACCCAGACGCTGTCTGAGCCCATGGAGTTCAAGTTCGCCGTAGCCGAGGACGAACAGCCGCCGCCCAGTGGCTTCGACCTGGGCCATGTGGATGTGCGGGGCAGTGAGGGACAGGCAACCTCGCGGGACCGGCGTCCGGACCAGGCAATGATGATCTGCCTCTCGCTGACTCTCCTCCTTGACGGCCTGCGGCACTTCCTCAGGGACGGGAGTCGCACCAGCTATGAATCCGCCGCGGTTGACTCGTCCTTCTCGCTCAAGTTCACGCGGGGAAGGGATAACGACGGTTCGATCGAGACGACCCACGAGGGCGTACTCGTCGACCGTTCGACGTCGGAGGAACTCGCCACCGCCGTACACCAGGCCGCCAAGCAATTCGCCCGGGCCACCTTTCCGGACCTCGCGCCCGATGACGCCGGCCGGGAAGACCTGGAGAAGTCGCTGGCCGAATTCGAGGACTTCCTGGCGGGACTCGGGGTTACCGGGTGCTGGCCTTCAGGCTCGTGATGAATGTGGTGAAGGCGTCGGTGGGGAAAGAGAGGGGCGTGCGGGTGCGGTCCTTTGAGTCGCGTACGGCGACTCGGGTGGGGAGGCTGGCTATCTCTACGCAGGCGTTGCCATCGCCGCTGCCGGAGAAGGAGGACTTCTGCCAGTTGACGGGAGTGGTCAAGGTGCGCCTCACAGTTCCTTCGTCAGTCTGTGGATGAAGTCGCGCGATCGCTCGGGGGCGAGCGATACGGCCTCCATTCTACGGAAGAGTGTTCGAAATGCGCCGAGTTGGGCTTCGGAGTCGATGAAGCCCGCCCCCTGGGGAGCGTCGCGCACAACGGTGTCCAGTTTGGGTACCGTGCCGCCCGCGTAGACCATGGCGCTGTCGGCGCCGGCGAAACCGTCGAGGTCGAACGGAATGACGCGGACGGTGATGTGATCCGCTTCCGAGAACTCCAGGATGTGCTTGAGCTGAAGCCGGGACGCGCCGCGGTCGCCGACCCGGATGCGCAGAGCCGACTCGTGGATCACCGCCTCGTACGGGATGGGCCGAGGGCCTTCGAGGATGACGCGCCGTTCCAGCCGATGCCGGATGCGCACGTCGAGTTCGTCCTCGGGGAGTTCGGGCACTCTGTACCCGAGAATCCCGCGGGCGTAGTCCGCCGTCTGGAGCAGGCCGGGGACGTGCAAGAAGTCCACGTCCCAGCGGTAGGTGGCGTGATGCTCCAATTCGGAGAGGTCCAGAAATGACGTAGGCAACAGCTTCCGATACTCCTCCCACCAGCCGCACGTCCGGTCGGTGGCCATCGCGACCAGCGCACCGATCAACTCCTCGTCCGTGCAGGAGTAGTGCGTTGCGAGGCGTCGGACGCGTGTCTCGCTCACGCCCGCGATGCCGGACTCGATCTGGCTCATCTGGACGGAGTCGGCGCCAAGCAGTGCTGCCGCCTCCCGCGCTTTGAGGCCTGCGGCCTCACGCAGTTTGCGCAGTTCGGCGCCCAGACGTGCCTGGCGTGCGGTGGGCTGCGGCCGACGCGGCATGGCTTACTCCTTGCCTCCAACTGCCCGGAGGCAGCGACTCGTTCGGGCGCAAGATTACGGGAACGGCTTGCATGGACCTAAATTTAGGTCCTACCGTCAGTGACGCAACGCACACGTTGCGAAACCCCGGGCCCCCGGAAGCGCACCGCTCCGTCCTGCCACGACGGCTGCGGCACTGCCACCGCCCGCCCGCCCACTCCCTCTCTCCGACAGGAGTTCACTCATGCCAGAAAGCGAGCCCTGGGAGTACACCCTCTACATCCCCCACGACCCCCGAGCAGTCACCGTCTGCCGCCGCACCCTCCGCCTGATCCTCACCATGCACGGCCTGATCCGCCTAGTCGACACGGCGGAGCTCATCGGGGCGGAGCTGGTCTCCAACTCCGTACGCCACACGACGGGACCCGCCGCACTACGCGTCCGCTGGTCGGCCGGGGTCCTGCGGATCGGGGCGTGGGACGCCGACCCCGCCCCTCCCGTTCCGCCGGAGAGGTGGGAGCGGCTGGGTGGCGAGTTGGAGGAGGGGAGAGGGCTGGCTCTCGTGCGGGCCTGTGCCGACGTATGGGGGTGGCAGCCGCTGTCCCGGAACGGCAGTCGCGGCAAGTACGTGTGGTGTGACCTGGTCGCGGCATAGCTCGTTGATCTCGTCGTACGGAAAGGAGAAGTGATGGTCGGCTCACCGCATGAGGGTCTGCACCAGATGTGCCAGAAGGATCCGGCGGGTTTCACGCGCACCCTTCAGCATGTGCTGCACATCCCGATCCCCGAGCCTCGCGACTTCGCGGTCCTCAACGCGGATCTGACGGAGATCGAACCGGTCGAACGGCGGGTGGACACGTTGTTACGGGCCGAGACGGATGAGGGGACGTACCTGCTGGTCGTGGAGTCCCAGGGGCAGAGGGACGACGACAAGCGAAGCAGTTGGGCCTACTACCTCAGCTATTTGTACGCGAAGTACCGCTGGGAGCCGGTGCTGATCGTCCTGACGCAGAGCAGGGCCACGGCCCGGTGGGCGACGCAGCCGATCCGTCTGGGCCTGCCCGGCTGGCACTCGCTCACCGTACGGCCGCTCGTGTTGAGCCCCGAGAATGTGCCGCTCATCACGAGTGAAGCCGAGGCCAAGCGGGACGTATTCCTCGCAGCGTTCTCCGCGATGACGCATGGAAAAGGCCGGGGCGCCGCTGCCATACTGAAACCGCTGGCGGCGGCGCTGGAGACCACTGATACCGATAGCGCGGGAATGCTCGCGCAGTTCGTCGAGTCATGCCTGGTCGATGTCGAGGCCAAGCAGACATGGAAGGAGCTGATGATGACAGTGCACTACTTCTTCCGGCACGAGGTCGCCGAGAAGGTCCGGGAAGAGGGCCGGGAAGAAGGCCGCGAAGAAGGCCGGGCCCAGGCCAAGGCGGAGATGGTCCTGCAGATTCTGGACTGGCGGGGCGTCGTGGTGCCCGGCGCCGTGCGGGAGCGGGTGCAGGCCTGTACCGACTTGGACCAGCTGGAGGCCTGGGCGCAGCGGGCTGTACAAGCGGCGGCCGCCGAGGATCTCTTCGTCGACGGCCCCCAACCTCTCAGCGATTGATCGCCTGAATCTCCTGCACAGCCATGTCCTGCGTCGTCTCGAACGTCCCGTCCGGCAGGTCGCCGTTCGTGCCGCCTGTGCCCTCCCAGGAGATTTCCCAGGTGATCGAGGCCTTCAGCTGGTACGGCTGGCCGTTCGTCGCGCGCAGGTAGCGGATGCCGCAGGGTGGGGTCTTGTCAGCGTTGCCTGCCTTGTACGGCGTACCGATCGAGCCGTCGTCGTTGATCTCGCAGTCGCCGGAGGCGGGGTACACCTCGGCGTCCTCCGTGCCCGGCTCCAGGTGCAGGGCTACCGGCTTGGCCGTGGTTTCCGCCCACAGGCCCGTGTTGGGGAGTTCGGCGCGGACCGAGACCTCCTTGAACGTGCCCTTGTCCAGCCAGACCCACGTCGGCAGGTTGACCGTCGACTTCGCCTCCGGCTTCAACTCCACGTCGGTCTTCGGTACTTGGATCTTGTCGTACGCGTACGCCGCCAGCGTCTCCGGCGTCGGCGCGTTCTCGTCGTCCGGGATCGTGCCGGCGTCCTGCCAGAACATGATGCGGCCGCAGTCCCACGCCTTGATGTCGCTCTCGTGGCCCTTGCGGACCACGCTGCGCCAGAACATGCCGTCCTTGCCGATGTTGTAGTTCTTGTAGCCCTCGGCGGTGCTGTTCGTCGGCGAGTTGAGGTCGAAGTTGTCCTGTGCCTCGCCCTTGTCGTAGTGGTCGACGAAGATGCCGGACGTCCACCACTCATGGGCGTTCACGGCGCCGAGGCCGCCGTTCTTCTCCAGGTCCTCGACCGCGGACTTGAGCGCCTGAGGCGTGAACACCGGCTCGTACCAGCACACCGGCGGCTCCCAGTTGGGGTCGACCGAGGTCAGCTCGTCCATCGAGCCCTGCTCGGTTCCACCGCCGGAATGGGTGATCTGGATACGGGACTGGGAGACAGAGGCGAGAAGGGTACGGCCGTCTGCACCGCCGGACGGCTTCTCGGAGGGCTGAGCCGGGGTCGTCGCTCCGGGCACGTCATCGGCAAAGGCCACGCCCGCGGAGCAGAGGAGTGCGGCAGCGGTCAGCGCCGCGGTCCACGGTCCCGTGCGTCGAAGACTCATCACTGCTGGCACTCCTTGGCCTTGCCCGCGACCTCGATCTGGCGGGCCTGCCAGACCTGGGGGGAGTCGACGGACGGCTGCATGAGGACGCGGTACTTCAGGTAGCTGTCGAGGCTTTCCTTTGTGTAAGTGATCTTTCCGGTTTCGATGTTCTTGCTGTACGACTTGGCCTGGTTTCGGCAGAAGGTGACGAGCACGGCCTTCGCGTCGTCGGACTTGCTGGTGACGGCGTCGTAATAGCGGTCCTCACCGGTGGCGGTCCAGCCGCCGTCGACCCACGCATCGATCTGAGTCTTCGCGTACTTCGCCGCGCCGCCCCGGGAGTAGAACTGGTACGCCGCATCGTTTGGATCCTGGGCGACGATTCCGTGCTTCAGCGCCCGGATGTAGTTCGCCGCGTCATCCAGCGCCGCCGCCTCGTCCGCGTCCGACGGCTTGTCGAAGTCGAAGACCAGCTTCAGGTCACCCGGCAGACTCACATCCGGCCGCTCGACATCCGCCGCAGCCGACGCCGATGCCGACGGACTGCTCGACCCCTTGTCCGCCCCCTCGATGTCATCCGACGAGTCATCGCCGCCCCCGCCGCAGGCGGAGAGCAATAGCGTCGCGGCGAGCGTCGCGGCGGTGGTGGTCAGAGTGCGGCGGGCCACGGAGTTCCCCCTGGTGTCGACTGCAAGCGGCAACGACGCTATCAAGCGCGAGTAGAGAGCCCCTGAGCGGCCGTAGGGGATTGTGTGGTGAAACTTCGCCTCGAACTGCTGTGCCTTGTATGTTCACGTGTGCATACGGTTGTTGGTGATGCGTACGTGACGGGGGTTGCGGTATGGCGGGGCATCGGCCCACGGATTGGCATGTCCTGGACCTGGACAAGGATCCGGTGCCGGGGGATCCGCAGCAGGTGCGGCAACTGGCCAAGAAGCTGCATGACTTCGCGGACGATGTCTCGGATGCGTTGCGTCTGGTCAAGGGCATGGCGGGGGAGGGCGCTCTCGCTGAGTGGGCGGGCAAGTCGGCGGATGTGTTCAAGGAGGACTTCGCCGATGTCCCGAAGAATCTGAAGAAGCTGAAGAAGTCGTACGAGTTGTGCGGCGATGCGCTGGCGGATTACTGGCCGAAGTTGGAGCGGGCGCAGGCGTTGGCGGACCGTGCGCTGGCCAGGGGCCGTGAGGCGCAGTCGGATCTGTCGTCGGCCAAGTCCCGTCTGTCTACGGCTGATTCGTGGGTGGGGCGGGCTGGTAAGGAAGCCGACAAGTACAAGGACGACCCGACCGGCAGCAAGTCGGCTGACAAGCCGGACGAGGCGAAGGTCCGTGCCGCGACCCGGGATGTGCAGCAGGCGGAGACCGCGCAGGCCAACGCCCGCGGCGATGTCGCTGATGCGCAGGGCGCGTTGGACGCGGCGAAGAAGATGGCCGAAGACGCGCGCAAGATGCGCGAGGAGGCGGCTCGGACCGCGAAGACGAAGATCGACGAGGCCTCCGACGCGGGGATCCAGAACCGGTCGTGGTGGGAGGACATCGGGGACTGGTTCGTCGACAACTGGGACACGATCGTCGCCGTATGCAAGGTCGTCGTGGCCGTCGTCGGTGTCATCGCGATGATCATCGGTGGGCCCATCCTCGCCGCCATCGTGATCGTCGCCGGCCTCATCGTTCTCGCCGACTCGCTCTATAAGTATTCCAAGGGCCAAGCCGGGCTATTGGACGTCGCGTTCGCCGCGCTGGACTGCATACCCGGCATGAAGGGCCTCACCACCCTCGGCAAGCTCGCCATGGGCGCGAAGGCGCTCGGCAAGGCAGGCCTCAAGGGAATGGCCAGGGGGCTGGGCAAAGGGCTGCGCAGGGGTGCAGACGACGCTGTCGGGAAGAGCAAGCCGACGAAGGGGCGTTGCAAGAATGGCGACCCGATCGACATGGTTTCCGGCGAGATGCTCATCGAGCAGACCGACGTTGGACTGCCGGGTGTGCTCCCCGTGATTCTTCGCCGTACGCACCTTTCCACGTACCACTGGGGCAACTGGTTCGGCGAGTCATGGGCCTCCACCTTCGACGAGCGACTGGAACTCGACGAGGACGGAGTGCTGTTCGCCACCGAGGACGGAATGATCCTCTGCTATCCCGTTCCGGGCGCGGACGGCCCCGTACTGCCTCTGGTAGGACCCCGGTGGCTGCTGACCTGGGACGAGGAGCAGCCGGGCGCGCTACGGGTCACGGACCCCAGGACGGGAGTGACCCGTCACTTCGCGCCGCTGGCACCGCAGAACGGCCGGGATACCGCGTTCACTCTGCCGCTGACCGCGATATCCGACCGCAACGGCAACCGCGTCCACTTCGACCGGGCCCACGACGGCAGCCCCGTGGCTGTACGCCACTCCGGCGGGTACCAGGTCCATGTCGACACGGCCAACGGCCGCGTCGTAGGGCTCAGATTGCGCAGCGGCGAGGCCGACGCGGGAACCACCATTCTCCGGTACGGCTACGACGAGGCCGGGGACCTCACGGAGATACGCGACTCCACCGGACTGCCGTACAGATTCGGCTACGACTTGGCAGGCCGGGTGGAGTCGTGGACCGACCGGATCGGCTCCTGGTACCGGTACACATACGACGACCAAGACCGTGTCGTCCGGGGCGAGGGCGCCGACGGCTTCCTCAATTGCACCATCGAATACGACACAGAGAGCCGCGCCACCCGCTACACCGACTCCCTTGGCCGTACCACGGTCTACCGCCACAATGACCGACTCCAGCTGGTGTCGACCACGGACCCGCTGGGCGCCACAGTCCAAAACGAGTGGGACGACCGTGACCGGCTCGTCGCCCGGACTGACGCGCTTGACCACACGTTCCGCTATGTCTACGACGAGGTCGGCAACGTCACGCGCGTCACACGTCCCGACGGATCCGCCACGTCCGCGGAGTACAACGAATTCCACCTGCCCATCTCGGTGACGGAGCAGGAAGGAGCCGTATGGCAGCACTCCTATGACGAACGCGGCAACCGGATCGCCACCCGTGACCCGCTTGGCGCCGAGACCTACTACACCTACGACACGTCCGGGTTCCTCACCGGCGTTACGGACGCCCTGGGCCACCGGCACACGGCTGCCGGTAACAGTGTCGGCCTCCCGGTCGCCCTCACGAATCCGCGTCGGAACACATCGACGGCCGAGTACGACGCGTTCGGTCGGCCGGTCGCCGTGACCGACGCGTTGGGTCGTGCCACGCGACTCGGCTGGACCACCGAGGGCAGGATCTCCTGGCGCCAGGCTGGAGACGGGGCCGTCGAGCGGTTCGAGTGGGACGCTGCGGGCAACCTCGTGCGGTACACGGACGAGGCCGGGCAGACCAGCGCCTACAAACCCACGCACTTCCACCTCGCCTCCGCCCGAACTCGCCCGGACGGCTCGCGCTTCACCTTCACCTACGACACCGAGCTGAACCTCGTCCAAGTGACCAACCCGCAGGGCGCGACCTGGAACTACGTCTACGACGGAGCGAACCGTGTTATCGCGGAAACGGACTTCAACGGCCGCACACTCACCTACGACGTGAATGCGATGGGTGGGCTGACATCGTTCACCAACGGCGCCGGCGAGACTGTCTCGTTCGGCAGGGACGCGCTGGGCCGCACGACCTCCTTCCGACACGACGGCCGAACCACTCTGCTCGGCTACGACTCACAGGGGAACCCCGTTGAGGAAGAGGGACCGGACGTCAAGGTGAAGCGCACCTTCGACGCCGTGGGCCGTGTTCTTTCCGAGACCATCAACGGACGGACCACGACGTACCGGTACGACGCCCTTGGGCGTCGCATCGAACGCCGGACCCCTTCCGGGATTGTCTCGACCTGGTCGTACGACGCGTCGGGGCACCCCGAGGTCCTGGAGGCCGCCGGCCGCCGCCTTGCGTTCCAGTTCGACGCCGCGGGCAGGGAGACGGGCCGCAGCCTGACTCACGGTGTCACCCTTGGGCAGTCCTGGGACGACGCCAATCGCCTCACCGCCCAGACCTTGGCACGCCATCCGGAGGGGGCCGAAACGCTCCTCCAGCACCGCACCTACGCGTACCGGGCTGATGGTTGCCTGGCCGAACTGGCCGAACTCACCACCGGTACCCGCCGTTTCGACCTGGACCCGGGTGGTCGGGTCACTGCCGTTCACGCGCCGGAGTGGACGGAGACCTATGCCTACGACGCAGTCGGCAACTTGTCCCAGGCCTCGACCCCGGTCACCGGCAGCGACGACGTGGACCGTGAGTTCACCGGGACTCTGCTGCGTCGATGCGGCCGGACCCGCTATGAGCGGGACGCCGAGGGGCGCATCGTCCGATCGGTGCGGCGGCTGCTCAATGGCCAGAAGCGAATCAGGACGTACCACTGGAACAGTCAGAGTCAGCTGACCGGCGCCGTTACGCCGGAAGGGACGCGCTGGCGGTACCTATACGACCCGGCGGGCCGCAGGGTGGCCAAGCAACGCCTTGCCGAGGATGGCGCCGTCGCCGAGGAGACCCACTTCACTTGGGACGGTCCGCGGCTGGCTGAACAGATCACCTCCGGCGGGCACACCACCACCTGGGACTATGCGCCCGGTACCCACCTGCCCTTGACGCAGGTCGACCGAAGCCCCGATGGCCCGATTGCAGACACTCGCTTCCATGCTGTGGTCACCGACCTGTCCGGGGCCCC of the Streptomyces sp. NBC_00287 genome contains:
- a CDS encoding RHS repeat-associated core domain-containing protein — encoded protein: MAGHRPTDWHVLDLDKDPVPGDPQQVRQLAKKLHDFADDVSDALRLVKGMAGEGALAEWAGKSADVFKEDFADVPKNLKKLKKSYELCGDALADYWPKLERAQALADRALARGREAQSDLSSAKSRLSTADSWVGRAGKEADKYKDDPTGSKSADKPDEAKVRAATRDVQQAETAQANARGDVADAQGALDAAKKMAEDARKMREEAARTAKTKIDEASDAGIQNRSWWEDIGDWFVDNWDTIVAVCKVVVAVVGVIAMIIGGPILAAIVIVAGLIVLADSLYKYSKGQAGLLDVAFAALDCIPGMKGLTTLGKLAMGAKALGKAGLKGMARGLGKGLRRGADDAVGKSKPTKGRCKNGDPIDMVSGEMLIEQTDVGLPGVLPVILRRTHLSTYHWGNWFGESWASTFDERLELDEDGVLFATEDGMILCYPVPGADGPVLPLVGPRWLLTWDEEQPGALRVTDPRTGVTRHFAPLAPQNGRDTAFTLPLTAISDRNGNRVHFDRAHDGSPVAVRHSGGYQVHVDTANGRVVGLRLRSGEADAGTTILRYGYDEAGDLTEIRDSTGLPYRFGYDLAGRVESWTDRIGSWYRYTYDDQDRVVRGEGADGFLNCTIEYDTESRATRYTDSLGRTTVYRHNDRLQLVSTTDPLGATVQNEWDDRDRLVARTDALDHTFRYVYDEVGNVTRVTRPDGSATSAEYNEFHLPISVTEQEGAVWQHSYDERGNRIATRDPLGAETYYTYDTSGFLTGVTDALGHRHTAAGNSVGLPVALTNPRRNTSTAEYDAFGRPVAVTDALGRATRLGWTTEGRISWRQAGDGAVERFEWDAAGNLVRYTDEAGQTSAYKPTHFHLASARTRPDGSRFTFTYDTELNLVQVTNPQGATWNYVYDGANRVIAETDFNGRTLTYDVNAMGGLTSFTNGAGETVSFGRDALGRTTSFRHDGRTTLLGYDSQGNPVEEEGPDVKVKRTFDAVGRVLSETINGRTTTYRYDALGRRIERRTPSGIVSTWSYDASGHPEVLEAAGRRLAFQFDAAGRETGRSLTHGVTLGQSWDDANRLTAQTLARHPEGAETLLQHRTYAYRADGCLAELAELTTGTRRFDLDPGGRVTAVHAPEWTETYAYDAVGNLSQASTPVTGSDDVDREFTGTLLRRCGRTRYERDAEGRIVRSVRRLLNGQKRIRTYHWNSQSQLTGAVTPEGTRWRYLYDPAGRRVAKQRLAEDGAVAEETHFTWDGPRLAEQITSGGHTTTWDYAPGTHLPLTQVDRSPDGPIADTRFHAVVTDLSGAPAELISEDGELVWQHRTTLWGLPLRTTPTGVAGTGDRVDCPLRFPGQYADPETGWHYNHHRYYDPETGHYTTADPLGLGPASNDTAYVPNPYRWIDPLGLYRDPENGQYSRDPDAPDTAHNRKSEYPSGYRESTHDEMAKKWTLEGVAQDKRPVDKHGNNIPREKLTWFDSKGDIIWDPKNPGSKPFHETVTYEHRQPVVDHWNTTGYDSNRATRNDFYNDANKMEAMDKSQNSRGGALMDARYRQDTGDNYRCS